The Cloacibacillus sp. nucleotide sequence CAAGAACCTTAAGAGGCATAAAATCTCCAATAGGGTCATTGGCAGAACTGTTAAGCGTGACATTCACCTCTGCATACTGATTCGAAAGAGTCTTGCAGGTAGAAGAATTGTCCCTTGCGGTAACGCGCTGCGAGAAGATTCCAGGACCGTCAGGTCTGGGGATTGTCAGAAGGTTGAGGTGCGGATATGTGGTGTGCAGCTTTGGTACATTCTCCAAAGGCTTAGAGCAGTCCAGTTCAATGTCTATAAGCCGGACTTCCTTTCTTGTTGTTGTGCCGCGTATGATGTTACCATTTTTTTCCAGTGACATACGGGCATATTTCTTTGGATAACCCCAATATCTGCCAGTGGCGATCGCTACGTCGTTATCTTCCCA carries:
- a CDS encoding acetoacetate decarboxylase family protein, which encodes MREFKIQRANNMPVQSPLVPEPMVPYSCKNSRTVYAMCEVDEDTIRRHLAPTPFEYVNNICMIYVNDFTESPELPYMDSGIIFTVKYKDIYGGCYMYEWEDNDVAIATGRYWGYPKKYARMSLEKNGNIIRGTTTRKEVRLIDIELDCSKPLENVPKLHTTYPHLNLLTIPRPDGPGIFSQRVTARDNSSTCKTLSNQYAEVNVTLNSSANDPIGDFMPLKVLGGGYSVTDFLATMENGWAKVIDTLV